A genomic window from Archaeoglobus neptunius includes:
- a CDS encoding toxin-antitoxin system TumE family protein: protein MVSFVDVWISERLSRYAYHWERRHIDGKVFRHDNIPHAKWKYVETFPKHFHNGSEGNVVESYISEKPEEAVKEFLTFVKEKLIDNK from the coding sequence ATGGTAAGTTTCGTTGATGTATGGATTTCTGAAAGACTGAGCCGTTATGCGTATCACTGGGAAAGAAGGCATATCGATGGCAAAGTCTTCAGGCACGACAATATACCTCACGCTAAATGGAAATACGTGGAGACTTTTCCAAAGCACTTTCACAATGGCAGTGAGGGAAACGTCGTAGAGAGTTACATAAGTGAAAAGCCAGAAGAAGCTGTAAAGGAGTTTTTAACTTTTGTGAAAGAGAAATTGATTGATAACAAGTAG